The genomic DNA CGCCGCACCCATCGACAGGGAGGTGACACCCAGACCGGTCAGCACACACGCGAGCAGCGGGTCCGACGCGGCCTCGCCACAGACGCCACAGCTCTTGCCCTCGGCCTTCGCCGCCTCGGCGGACAGCGCGACCAGGTCGAGCAGAGCGGGCTGCCACGGGTCCTGCAGCCGCGACACGGCACCCACCTGCCGGTCGGCGGCGAAGGTGTACTGGGCGAGGTCGTTGGTCCCCAGCGAAAGGAACTCGACCTCCTGGAGGATCGAGCGCGCCCGCAGCGCGGCCGACGGAATCTCCACCATCGCGCCGAACTTCGCCTGCAGCCCGGCCTCCCGGCACGCGTCCGCGAACGCCTTGGCGTCGGTACGGTCCGCCACCATCGGAGCCATGACCTCGAGGTAGACGGGCAGTCCCTCCGCCGCCTTGGCCAGTGCGGTCAGCTGCGTGCGCAGCACGTCGGGGTGTTCGAGCAGAATCCGCAGACCGCGCACGCCCAGCGCCGGGTTCGGCTCGTCCGCCGGAGTCAGGAACTCCAGCGGCTTGTCCGCGCCCGCGTCGAGCACTCGCACGACGACACGGCCCTCGGGGAACGCCTCGAGAACCTGGCGGTACGCCTCGACCTGCTTCTCCTCGCTCGGCGCGTTCTTGCTGTCATCGAGGAAGAGGAACTCGGTACGGAACAGACCGACACCCTCGGCCCCCGCCTCGACGGCGGCAGGCACGTCAGCGGGACCGCCGACATTGGCCAGCAGCGGCACCTTGTGCCCGTCGGAGGTGGCGCCCGGCCCGGTGGACGCGGACAGCGCGGCCTTGCGCTCGGCGGCCGCGGCCTCCAGCTGTTCCTTCTTCTCCGGACTCGGATTCACGAAGATCTCACCGGTGCTGCCGTCCACGGCGATCACTATGCCTTCGCCGATCTCACCCGCACCCGGCAGCGCAACCACGGCGGGCACACCCAACGCCCGCGCCAGAATCGCGCTGTGGCTGGTCGGCCCGCCCTCCTCGGTCACGAAACCGAGAACCAGGGTCGGGTCCAGCAGAGCGGTGTCGGCGGGCGCGAGGTCACGCGCGATGAGGACGTAGGGCTCGTCGCTGTCCGGGACACCCGGCATGGGCACCCCCAACAGCCGGGCGACGATACGGTTCCGCACGTCGTCGAGGTCGGCCACACGCCCGGCCAGGTACTCACCCGCGCCGGCCAGCAGGGCACGGTACGAGGCGAAGGCGTCGTACACCGCGCGCTCCGCGGTGCTGCCGACGGCGATGCGACGCTCCACGTCCGCCATCAACTCGGGGTCCTGGGCCATCAGTGCCTGAGCCTCGAGCACCGCCTGTGCTTCGCCCCCCGCCAGGTTGCCGCGCGCAATCAGGTCGGCCGCCACAGCGTCCACGGCCTTGTGGGCGCGCCCCTGTTCGCGCTCCGCGTCCTCCGCCGGAATCTGCTTGGCAGGCGGTTCCAGCACCGCCGTCCCCATGTGCCGAACCTCGCCGATCGCCACACCGTGGCTCACGCCGACGCCTCGCAGCGTTGTCTCCATCTCACCCGTCTCCGATAGTGCGGCGACTCCCGCCGCCGTGATGATTGTCTGCCTGCCGTCTAATACGGCGTTGATGTCACTGCCAGGAGAAGAGCGGGTCGCCGGCCTTCACGTCGCCCTCGTCACGGACATCGCCCAGCGAATCGACCGTGGCCTCGAGTGCCACGACCGGGCACACCGGGGACTTGCCGGCTTCCTCGACGGCGGCCGGGTTCCAACGGACCACGGCCTGCCCGCGCGTCACGGTGTCACCCTTGTTGACGAGCAGCTCGAAGCCCTCGCCGTTGAGCTGGACGGTGTCGATGCCGAGGTGCGTCAGCACCCCGTGTCCCTCACCGTCGACGACCACGAAGGCGTGCGGATGAAGCGAGACGATGACTCCGTCCACAGGGGCGACAGCCTCCGAGGGCTCGCGCACGGGGTCGATCGCCGTGCCGGGGCCGACCATCGCCCCGGAGAAGACGGGGTCCGGCACTGCGGCGAGTCCGATGGCGCGTCCTGCAAGAGGGGACGTCACGGTGGTCATGGGAAGCCTCCCAGGGGTGGAGATTCAAATGGGCCGTCACTGCCTGTCCCGGACGGCGCACTGTTGAGCAGCGTATGTCATATGAAGTGCCGGTTCCCCGCGAGACGGACCGGTTGACAGCCCTAGGAGCAGAGCGCAAACGATTTGCGCCCACTCGACGCCCCAGGTACAGTCGTACTCCTGCTTGAGGCTGAGCGACGCGACCAAGTGTCCCCGCCGGGCAGCATCCAACTTGTCAGATCCTATCTCGGGGTCTCGTTCTGCATGTCCGCAGGACGGTGGTCAGAGAGACGGAAAAACGCTGATAGAGTCGGAACCGCCGGAAAGGGAAACGC from Streptomyces avermitilis MA-4680 = NBRC 14893 includes the following:
- a CDS encoding PTS sugar transporter subunit IIA, coding for MTTVTSPLAGRAIGLAAVPDPVFSGAMVGPGTAIDPVREPSEAVAPVDGVIVSLHPHAFVVVDGEGHGVLTHLGIDTVQLNGEGFELLVNKGDTVTRGQAVVRWNPAAVEEAGKSPVCPVVALEATVDSLGDVRDEGDVKAGDPLFSWQ
- the ptsP gene encoding phosphoenolpyruvate--protein phosphotransferase; the protein is METTLRGVGVSHGVAIGEVRHMGTAVLEPPAKQIPAEDAEREQGRAHKAVDAVAADLIARGNLAGGEAQAVLEAQALMAQDPELMADVERRIAVGSTAERAVYDAFASYRALLAGAGEYLAGRVADLDDVRNRIVARLLGVPMPGVPDSDEPYVLIARDLAPADTALLDPTLVLGFVTEEGGPTSHSAILARALGVPAVVALPGAGEIGEGIVIAVDGSTGEIFVNPSPEKKEQLEAAAAERKAALSASTGPGATSDGHKVPLLANVGGPADVPAAVEAGAEGVGLFRTEFLFLDDSKNAPSEEKQVEAYRQVLEAFPEGRVVVRVLDAGADKPLEFLTPADEPNPALGVRGLRILLEHPDVLRTQLTALAKAAEGLPVYLEVMAPMVADRTDAKAFADACREAGLQAKFGAMVEIPSAALRARSILQEVEFLSLGTNDLAQYTFAADRQVGAVSRLQDPWQPALLDLVALSAEAAKAEGKSCGVCGEAASDPLLACVLTGLGVTSLSMGAASIPYVRATLAKYTLAQCERAAAAARAADTAEEARNAAQAVLSGE